The following are from one region of the Thermococcus cleftensis genome:
- a CDS encoding phospholipase D-like domain-containing protein, whose amino-acid sequence MRPKTCFIAILVAAMLAVAGCLGSTSTVGTATTEKTVPVERTETITKTVTVTETEYIVNQGAETELRKNLTACLENLRLLNATLNRTSESLDELREKYRDCLLEKPNTAEESPPVELLVDDAYYRSVIESLRSARESIYVTMFLMKYDPTDSYDHANDLIRALVEARRRGVNVYVILENGIEDNRAAYDYLRSNGVDVVFDSPSITLHTKMVVIDGRVVYIGSHNWSEAALDWNHEVSVRIESQEIAETLLEYFGEIRRGY is encoded by the coding sequence ATGCGACCGAAAACGTGCTTCATAGCCATATTGGTGGCAGCGATGCTCGCGGTGGCAGGCTGTCTTGGAAGCACCTCAACGGTCGGAACCGCCACCACCGAAAAGACTGTACCGGTGGAGAGAACCGAGACCATCACGAAAACCGTCACCGTAACTGAGACGGAGTACATCGTAAACCAGGGTGCCGAAACGGAGCTAAGGAAAAACCTAACAGCCTGCCTGGAGAACCTGAGGCTTTTGAACGCGACGCTGAACAGGACGAGTGAGAGCTTAGATGAACTCCGCGAGAAGTACCGCGACTGCCTGCTGGAGAAGCCAAACACCGCGGAAGAATCTCCCCCAGTAGAACTGCTGGTGGACGACGCGTATTACAGGAGCGTCATCGAAAGCCTCCGCAGTGCGCGGGAGAGCATTTACGTCACGATGTTCCTGATGAAGTACGACCCCACCGACAGCTATGACCACGCCAACGACCTGATAAGGGCGCTGGTGGAGGCGAGAAGAAGGGGAGTGAACGTTTACGTGATACTCGAAAACGGCATCGAGGACAACAGAGCCGCCTACGACTATCTCCGCTCCAACGGGGTCGATGTGGTCTTTGATTCACCTTCGATAACCCTCCACACCAAGATGGTGGTGATAGACGGCAGGGTGGTTTACATTGGAAGTCACAACTGGAGCGAGGCCGCGCTGGACTGGAACCACGAGGTCAGCGTTAGGATCGAGTCCCAGGAAATAGCGGAGACGCTCTTGGAGTACTTCGGGGAAATTAGAAGGGGGTACTAG
- the hisS gene encoding histidine--tRNA ligase, translating into MKVRLEKVKGTRDLLPEEMAKRRWVFERIREVFERYNFHEVLTPTFEYTTLFQLRSGEEVVEQLYAFDDKGGRNLSLRPDMTSSVARLYVNSFQTAPKPIKWYYIANMFRYEEPQSGRYREFWQAGVELIGSDRVEADAEVIALFVESYLATGLEDFTVNIGDRVLLDEFAKMLGVKDDIGLMRLIDKKDKMSREEFVKALRDFGLSDDGVEKVLRLIEIKGKPDEVLPLAEGLFTSDAAKTEIARLYELVDLLDAYGVSKWIRIDLGIARGFDYYTSIVFEAIAPNDLGIGSIGGGGRYDNLIEVFGGKPTPATGFAIGIERLIPILEWKGLIPEPKLRPDVYVIPIGKEPDLKKAAIEVVSALRRAGIKADIELTGRKLRKALDYAGRLGVPYVILVGKKDLAEGRVTVRDMEGGEQRVVEKEEVVEVIAGILGL; encoded by the coding sequence ATGAAAGTTCGGCTGGAGAAAGTTAAGGGAACGCGAGACCTTTTGCCCGAGGAGATGGCCAAAAGGAGGTGGGTCTTCGAGAGGATAAGGGAGGTTTTCGAGCGCTATAACTTTCATGAAGTCCTCACGCCGACCTTTGAATACACCACCCTCTTCCAGCTGAGGAGCGGCGAGGAGGTGGTGGAGCAGCTCTACGCCTTCGACGACAAGGGCGGGCGGAACCTCTCGCTTAGGCCGGATATGACGTCAAGCGTAGCCAGGCTCTACGTGAACTCCTTCCAGACCGCCCCAAAGCCCATCAAGTGGTACTACATCGCCAACATGTTCAGGTATGAAGAACCCCAGAGCGGCCGCTACAGGGAGTTCTGGCAGGCGGGGGTTGAGCTGATAGGGAGCGATAGAGTTGAGGCCGACGCGGAGGTCATAGCCCTCTTCGTCGAGAGCTACCTGGCGACCGGCTTGGAGGACTTCACGGTGAACATAGGCGACCGCGTTCTGCTCGATGAGTTTGCCAAGATGCTCGGCGTTAAAGACGACATCGGCCTGATGAGGCTCATAGACAAGAAGGACAAGATGAGCAGGGAGGAATTCGTTAAAGCTTTGAGGGACTTCGGGCTGAGTGATGACGGGGTTGAGAAGGTTCTTCGGCTCATAGAGATTAAGGGCAAACCCGACGAGGTTCTCCCCCTTGCGGAGGGACTCTTCACGAGCGATGCAGCCAAGACGGAGATAGCAAGGCTCTACGAGCTTGTTGACCTTCTCGACGCCTACGGAGTCTCCAAGTGGATAAGGATAGACCTCGGCATCGCGAGGGGCTTTGACTACTACACCAGCATAGTCTTCGAGGCCATAGCGCCCAACGACCTCGGAATCGGCTCAATAGGCGGTGGCGGAAGGTACGACAACCTCATTGAAGTTTTTGGGGGCAAGCCAACTCCAGCGACGGGCTTTGCCATAGGGATAGAGCGCCTCATCCCAATACTCGAGTGGAAGGGCCTCATCCCGGAGCCGAAGCTCAGGCCCGATGTTTACGTGATTCCAATCGGGAAAGAACCGGATCTCAAAAAGGCCGCGATTGAGGTCGTCTCCGCCCTGAGAAGGGCTGGAATCAAGGCGGACATCGAGCTGACGGGAAGGAAGCTGAGGAAGGCTTTGGACTACGCGGGAAGGCTCGGCGTCCCCTACGTGATTCTCGTCGGAAAGAAGGACCTCGCGGAGGGAAGGGTCACGGTAAGGGACATGGAGGGCGGCGAGCAGAGGGTTGTGGAAAAGGAAGAGGTCGTGGAGGTCATCGCTGGGATACTGGGGCTTTAG
- a CDS encoding MarC family protein, translating to MSEWLSILSSALFMLIMIDPSDKILLVSLLREDFHIEDIRTLIVRANLIGFLLLFLFAVSGQIILQEIFHIDINALRVAGGFVLFKIGLEALESGGMLTLKREKNILALAAVPVATPLIAGPAAITTAITLTAEKGLYHATAAIFIAILLTALVMFVTLYVIKNVSKTTLGVFIRIIGMFTMAIGAQMMVQGVVGIYLLMTSAG from the coding sequence ATGAGCGAGTGGCTTTCGATACTCAGTTCGGCGCTCTTCATGCTCATCATGATAGACCCGAGCGACAAGATACTCCTGGTCAGCCTCCTCCGGGAGGACTTTCACATAGAGGACATAAGGACCCTCATCGTGAGGGCGAACCTCATCGGCTTTCTGCTCCTCTTCCTGTTCGCGGTTTCCGGCCAGATAATCCTCCAGGAGATATTCCACATAGACATCAACGCCCTGCGCGTGGCAGGGGGTTTCGTGCTCTTCAAGATAGGCCTTGAGGCCCTGGAGAGCGGTGGAATGCTGACGCTCAAGAGGGAGAAGAATATACTCGCCCTGGCGGCCGTTCCCGTTGCGACACCCCTCATAGCCGGGCCCGCAGCCATAACCACCGCGATAACCCTCACCGCGGAGAAGGGCCTCTACCACGCGACCGCGGCAATCTTCATCGCCATACTCCTGACGGCCCTCGTGATGTTCGTGACTCTTTACGTCATCAAGAACGTCAGCAAGACCACCCTCGGCGTCTTCATAAGGATAATCGGTATGTTCACGATGGCTATCGGAGCGCAGATGATGGTGCAGGGTGTCGTCGGAATATACCTGCTCATGACATCCGCTGGATAA
- a CDS encoding cation:proton antiporter, translating into MDVFLELAVILVTAKLMGYLSSRLGFPAALGQIIGGIILGPSLLDFVAYGEGVRLISELGVIMLLFLAGLETDVEEFRRVGLPAFLIASLGVALPFIFGYAVALRWGYPNMEALFLGGVMTATSVSLTASVLMEMKRLRTRVGAAILAAAVVDDVLGIIILTILVAMNTKGTVSPGDIGVLLVEIAAFFLLSYLLGRGVVKRVLRGSHRINLPETVTTVSIVVMLIFAYLAEYFQIAAITGAYLAGILVAGSEDAKKITDKIVTIGYAFFIPVFLVGVGAETDAHVVLAAGAFALVYSLLAIVGKVVGCGVGALLSKFNLRESLQIGVGMIPRMEVGLIMANIGLSEGILTNESFSIAIAMVMATTLVTPPLLKLVFSRG; encoded by the coding sequence ATGGACGTCTTCCTGGAGCTCGCGGTAATCCTGGTAACGGCCAAGCTGATGGGCTACCTGAGCTCAAGACTCGGCTTCCCCGCGGCCCTGGGTCAGATAATAGGCGGGATAATCCTCGGCCCCTCTCTTCTCGACTTCGTGGCCTACGGTGAGGGTGTTCGGCTCATCTCCGAGCTGGGGGTAATAATGCTCCTCTTCCTTGCCGGCCTTGAAACGGACGTGGAGGAGTTCAGGCGCGTTGGCTTGCCCGCCTTCCTCATAGCCTCCCTCGGCGTTGCCCTTCCCTTCATCTTCGGCTACGCCGTCGCCCTCAGGTGGGGCTATCCCAACATGGAGGCCCTCTTCCTCGGTGGCGTCATGACGGCCACGAGCGTCAGCTTGACCGCGAGCGTCCTCATGGAGATGAAGAGGCTGAGAACCCGCGTTGGCGCGGCGATTCTAGCTGCCGCGGTCGTGGACGACGTCCTGGGCATAATAATCCTCACCATTCTCGTGGCCATGAACACCAAGGGGACCGTCTCCCCCGGGGACATAGGTGTGCTCCTCGTCGAGATAGCTGCCTTCTTCCTGCTGAGCTACCTGCTCGGTAGGGGCGTGGTCAAGAGGGTCCTCCGGGGTTCCCACAGGATAAACCTCCCCGAGACCGTCACGACGGTTTCCATAGTCGTCATGCTGATATTCGCCTACCTGGCGGAGTACTTCCAGATAGCGGCAATAACCGGGGCCTACCTGGCGGGCATACTCGTTGCCGGGAGCGAGGACGCCAAGAAGATAACCGACAAGATAGTCACGATAGGCTACGCCTTCTTCATTCCGGTCTTCCTGGTCGGCGTCGGCGCCGAGACCGATGCCCACGTGGTCCTCGCTGCAGGTGCCTTCGCGCTGGTCTACTCACTCCTCGCCATCGTCGGAAAGGTCGTCGGGTGCGGCGTCGGGGCCCTCCTTTCGAAGTTTAACCTCCGTGAGTCCCTCCAGATAGGCGTTGGAATGATCCCGAGAATGGAGGTTGGTCTTATAATGGCCAACATCGGCCTTTCCGAAGGAATCCTGACGAACGAGAGCTTTTCCATAGCCATAGCGATGGTCATGGCGACGACCCTTGTGACCCCTCCACTGCTGAAGCTCGTGTTTTCAAGGGGTTGA
- a CDS encoding CBS domain-containing protein, with protein MELVDTVESVKATKAKKIRIIHSKRRLLQLQRKEELSHNIRYVSKVPVRLVMDRDYLVVHPHDSLATLIESMGEEESSAIVVDSEGKLVGFVTMKDILHLFDVPRRHSIVGFGLLKRYSVTRATRVEDIMVTRPITVGIDDDLGQAIRIMIETGKHHLPVVDEDNRVHGLLEVKDIIRLIRLVSL; from the coding sequence ATGGAACTCGTGGACACTGTGGAAAGCGTCAAGGCCACAAAGGCCAAGAAGATACGGATAATCCACAGCAAGAGACGGCTCCTCCAGCTCCAGCGCAAGGAGGAGCTCAGCCACAACATTAGATACGTCTCCAAGGTCCCGGTGAGGCTGGTCATGGACAGGGACTACCTCGTCGTCCACCCCCACGATTCCCTCGCGACCCTCATCGAGAGCATGGGCGAGGAGGAAAGCTCCGCCATCGTCGTTGATTCCGAGGGAAAGCTCGTCGGATTCGTCACGATGAAGGACATACTCCACCTCTTCGACGTTCCCCGGAGGCACTCCATAGTGGGCTTCGGCCTGCTGAAGAGGTACTCCGTCACTAGGGCGACGAGGGTTGAGGACATAATGGTCACCAGGCCCATAACGGTTGGAATCGACGACGACCTTGGACAAGCGATAAGAATAATGATTGAGACCGGAAAGCATCACCTTCCCGTCGTCGATGAGGACAACAGGGTTCACGGTCTGCTGGAGGTTAAGGACATAATACGCCTCATACGCCTCGTCTCCCTTTAA
- a CDS encoding NAD(P)/FAD-dependent oxidoreductase, translating into MVSGNESGKAYDVVIIGAGPAGLFAAYELAEKSDLKVLVIDEGGDVNQRVCPMFELGYCIECRPCHIMSGVGGAGGLSDGTINLRPDIGGDLSELTNDENYAWQLVWEVDRIFLRHKAPRNLFKGKQEQVKYWEQRAAQAGVKFIPIIQRHIGSDRTPEVIADIKRHLEGKGVEFLLWTKALEFGKGWVKVKRGKDVFEIKARYIIVAPGRGGADWFHEVAQKIGLKARHGPIDVGVRVEVPAIVMEPITSINHDPKFHIYTDTYDDFVRTFCTNPNGFVVEERYDGYVGVNGHSMHEKKSNNTNFAFLSRIELTEPVEDTTAYGKSIAQLATTIGGGKPLIQRLGDLRRGRRSTWARIKRSDVEPTLRNVTPGDIAMALPHRVVTNIIEGLEKLDRVLPGVASDHTLLYAPEIKYYAMRVEVDENLETSIEGIFAAGDGAGLSRDIVNAAATGLLAARGILKKEGLFTEKDFRKPGNWKNKIEEME; encoded by the coding sequence ATGGTTTCTGGAAACGAAAGCGGAAAGGCCTACGACGTCGTAATTATCGGGGCCGGGCCGGCCGGCCTCTTCGCGGCCTACGAGCTCGCCGAAAAGAGCGACCTGAAGGTTCTCGTAATAGACGAGGGCGGTGACGTGAACCAGCGCGTCTGTCCGATGTTCGAGCTCGGCTACTGCATCGAGTGCAGGCCCTGCCACATAATGAGCGGTGTCGGCGGGGCAGGCGGCTTAAGCGACGGCACTATAAACCTCCGCCCGGACATTGGAGGCGATTTAAGCGAGCTCACCAACGACGAGAACTACGCCTGGCAGCTCGTCTGGGAGGTTGACCGGATCTTCCTGAGGCACAAAGCCCCGAGGAACCTCTTCAAGGGGAAGCAGGAGCAGGTGAAGTACTGGGAGCAGAGGGCGGCACAGGCGGGGGTCAAGTTCATTCCGATAATCCAGAGACACATTGGCTCGGACAGGACGCCCGAGGTGATAGCGGACATAAAGAGGCACCTCGAGGGCAAAGGCGTCGAGTTCCTCCTCTGGACGAAGGCGCTGGAATTCGGGAAGGGCTGGGTGAAGGTGAAACGTGGAAAGGACGTCTTCGAGATTAAAGCTCGCTACATCATCGTCGCCCCCGGCCGCGGAGGGGCGGACTGGTTCCACGAGGTAGCTCAAAAAATAGGGCTCAAAGCCAGGCACGGGCCGATTGACGTTGGCGTCCGCGTCGAGGTTCCCGCCATAGTGATGGAGCCGATAACGAGCATAAACCACGACCCCAAGTTCCACATCTACACAGACACCTACGACGACTTCGTGAGGACCTTCTGCACCAACCCGAACGGCTTCGTCGTTGAGGAGCGCTACGACGGCTACGTCGGGGTGAACGGCCACTCCATGCACGAGAAGAAGAGCAACAACACCAACTTCGCCTTCCTCAGCAGGATTGAGCTGACGGAGCCGGTGGAAGATACAACGGCCTACGGGAAGAGCATAGCCCAGCTGGCAACGACGATAGGAGGGGGCAAGCCCCTAATCCAGCGCCTCGGGGACCTTAGGAGGGGCAGGAGGAGCACCTGGGCGCGCATAAAGAGAAGCGACGTCGAGCCGACGCTCAGGAACGTTACCCCTGGAGACATAGCGATGGCGCTACCGCATCGCGTCGTGACCAACATCATCGAAGGTCTAGAGAAGCTCGACCGCGTTCTTCCGGGCGTTGCGAGCGACCACACCCTTCTCTACGCCCCGGAGATCAAGTACTACGCAATGAGGGTCGAGGTCGATGAGAACCTGGAGACGAGCATAGAGGGGATTTTCGCCGCTGGAGATGGTGCTGGGCTGAGCAGGGACATAGTGAACGCGGCCGCCACCGGATTGCTCGCCGCTAGGGGGATACTTAAGAAGGAGGGCCTTTTCACGGAGAAGGACTTCAGGAAACCGGGGAACTGGAAGAACAAAATAGAGGAAATGGAATAG
- a CDS encoding transglutaminase-like domain-containing protein, whose product MRRIGLVFLVVSLLVVSVFSAGCIGGGQTSLTPTVTGSGVADSDGDGIPDSEEGKYGTNPNNKDTDGDGLSDGFELEHGIDPTLKDTDDDGLSDGFEVNVYNTSPRMKDTDGDGLSDGSEVHTYGSNPLSKDTDGDGIGDGDEVLRYGTDPLSADSDGDGLSDPSELSNYTTSPLSADTDGDGLGDYGEIFTYHTDPLRQDSDDDGLDDYSELAYGTNPWEEDSDNDTLLDGYEAQHGLDPISPDTDEDYLSDGYEVEIGTDPALDWRYGLDEETLKAGLSRIMRQQISGIARNLSSGSVLDRAWAILEWINATITYNHTKAEFVEESVVRWESLNETEKWLYLNLTRVQAINDTAYRLKSGICTDYALLTSGLLLEANVSPVYVLSIDYWNRSTGHATVAIKVNGTYLVLDQRLPPVPLGNYYWYSIYTGMGEIENVTVYRVSLDERGEVVVRNWTWRAERLKAMARAPGEGDIGSLGTLVEKLLVEKYPGYTKDERLRDLAEKDFGALLATGDYANGYLPGGFEKGWVLSSRHPLIGFYYTSLMAGKLVRYLWPGPDFDGGEWREILSQCDHYYLKIGKYGEITVRDHTGDSFEVPELLLVMEVAG is encoded by the coding sequence GTGCGCAGGATTGGGCTGGTGTTCCTCGTGGTTTCACTGCTCGTGGTCTCCGTGTTCTCCGCGGGGTGCATTGGAGGTGGGCAGACTTCGCTCACTCCAACCGTCACGGGCAGCGGCGTCGCTGATAGCGATGGTGATGGAATACCCGACTCGGAGGAGGGTAAATACGGGACGAACCCCAACAATAAGGACACCGACGGGGACGGTCTCAGCGATGGGTTTGAACTGGAACACGGCATTGATCCGACACTCAAGGACACTGACGACGATGGTCTCAGCGATGGTTTCGAAGTGAACGTCTACAACACCTCTCCCCGTATGAAAGACACCGACGGAGACGGCCTGAGTGATGGATCCGAAGTCCATACTTACGGCAGCAATCCCCTGTCGAAGGACACTGACGGCGATGGCATCGGGGACGGTGACGAGGTTCTTCGGTATGGGACAGATCCCCTGAGTGCAGACTCCGACGGCGATGGCCTGAGTGATCCCAGCGAGCTTTCAAACTACACCACCAGCCCCCTCTCGGCCGATACCGACGGAGATGGATTGGGTGACTACGGGGAAATTTTCACATATCACACCGACCCGCTCAGGCAGGACAGCGATGATGACGGACTTGACGATTACTCGGAGCTTGCCTACGGAACGAACCCGTGGGAGGAGGACTCCGACAACGATACCCTTCTTGACGGTTACGAGGCCCAGCACGGCCTCGACCCCATCAGCCCCGACACCGATGAGGATTACCTGTCCGACGGCTATGAGGTTGAAATCGGGACCGATCCCGCTCTGGACTGGAGATACGGGCTCGATGAGGAAACTCTCAAGGCAGGTCTCAGCAGGATTATGAGGCAGCAAATCTCCGGTATAGCCAGGAACCTCTCCAGCGGCTCGGTTCTTGACCGGGCGTGGGCAATCCTTGAGTGGATAAACGCTACAATAACCTACAACCATACCAAGGCCGAGTTCGTTGAGGAAAGCGTGGTCCGGTGGGAGAGCCTGAACGAAACCGAAAAGTGGCTGTACCTCAACCTCACCCGCGTCCAGGCCATCAACGACACGGCTTACCGCCTGAAAAGCGGAATCTGCACCGATTATGCCCTCCTGACGTCGGGCCTCCTCCTCGAGGCCAACGTTAGTCCAGTCTACGTTCTGAGCATCGACTACTGGAACAGGAGCACCGGGCACGCGACGGTTGCCATCAAGGTCAACGGCACCTACCTCGTCCTCGACCAGCGACTTCCGCCAGTTCCCCTCGGAAACTACTACTGGTACTCGATATACACGGGCATGGGCGAGATAGAGAACGTGACCGTTTACAGGGTTTCGCTCGATGAGCGTGGCGAGGTCGTGGTTAGAAACTGGACCTGGAGGGCCGAGCGCCTCAAGGCAATGGCCAGAGCACCTGGAGAGGGGGACATCGGGAGCCTTGGGACCCTCGTCGAGAAACTGCTCGTTGAGAAGTACCCAGGGTACACGAAAGATGAGAGGTTGAGGGACCTCGCGGAGAAGGACTTCGGGGCCCTGCTGGCCACCGGCGACTACGCCAACGGCTACCTTCCGGGTGGTTTCGAGAAGGGCTGGGTGCTCTCCTCGCGCCACCCCCTCATTGGGTTCTACTACACCTCCCTGATGGCCGGGAAGCTCGTCCGCTACCTATGGCCTGGGCCTGATTTCGATGGGGGCGAGTGGCGTGAAATCCTGAGTCAGTGCGATCACTACTACCTAAAAATCGGAAAATACGGGGAAATAACGGTTAGAGACCACACGGGGGATTCATTTGAGGTTCCGGAGTTGCTTTTGGTCATGGAGGTTGCGGGCTGA
- the ttuA gene encoding tRNA-5-methyluridine(54) 2-sulfurtransferase: MRCKFCERSAFIKLHYPKMYLCEEHFTEYFERKVKRTIERYKMLRPDERVLVVVSGGKDSAVTAHVLKKLGYDIECLHINLGIGEYSEKSEEYAKRQCEALGVPLHVVRVKELLGKGIGEVRTRRPTCSYCGLTKRYIFNKFAYDNGFDAVATGHNLDDEASFIFSNLMHWNTQYLAKQGPVTPGEFNGKLVKKVKPLYELTEREVVAYALANGIEYHIEECPHAVGATTIEYKEILNEMEEKRPGTKMNFVKGYLRKKHLFEAELERAELRECRVCGMPSSGEVCSFCRFWRLEEPLELMIKQR; the protein is encoded by the coding sequence ATGAGGTGCAAGTTCTGCGAGAGGAGCGCGTTCATCAAGCTCCACTATCCCAAGATGTACCTCTGCGAGGAGCACTTCACGGAGTACTTCGAGAGGAAGGTGAAGAGGACGATAGAGCGCTACAAGATGCTCAGGCCGGACGAGAGGGTCCTGGTCGTCGTCAGCGGGGGCAAGGACTCGGCCGTTACCGCTCACGTCCTCAAGAAGCTCGGCTACGACATCGAGTGCCTCCACATAAACCTCGGCATCGGCGAGTATTCCGAGAAGAGCGAGGAGTACGCAAAGAGACAGTGCGAGGCTCTGGGCGTTCCTCTCCACGTCGTCCGCGTCAAAGAGCTCCTCGGGAAGGGCATCGGGGAAGTGAGGACGCGCAGACCGACCTGCTCCTACTGCGGGCTGACGAAGAGGTACATCTTCAACAAGTTCGCCTACGACAACGGCTTCGACGCTGTAGCTACCGGCCACAACCTCGACGACGAGGCGAGCTTCATATTCTCGAACCTCATGCACTGGAACACGCAGTATCTAGCGAAGCAGGGGCCGGTGACGCCGGGCGAGTTCAACGGCAAGCTCGTGAAGAAGGTGAAGCCCCTCTACGAGCTGACCGAGAGGGAAGTGGTGGCTTATGCCCTCGCCAACGGCATAGAGTACCACATCGAGGAGTGCCCGCACGCGGTCGGAGCGACGACGATAGAGTACAAGGAAATCCTGAACGAGATGGAGGAGAAGAGGCCCGGAACGAAGATGAACTTCGTCAAGGGCTACCTGAGGAAAAAGCATCTCTTCGAGGCCGAGCTGGAAAGGGCGGAGCTTAGGGAGTGCAGGGTCTGCGGCATGCCATCGAGCGGAGAGGTTTGCTCCTTCTGCAGGTTCTGGAGGCTTGAGGAGCCATTGGAGCTCATGATAAAGCAAAGATGA